A genomic stretch from Phaeodactylum tricornutum CCAP 1055/1 chromosome 22, whole genome shotgun sequence includes:
- a CDS encoding predicted protein: MSDKEDDETTKESLPSPDETVDKENDNEIFYDTRDDQSRLFTCVESEEVRTAKTIAQDKMIASSTPTTELEKTMSETLKRKQIHIDRLTNEIVKLKTFLSKRKQTYKRKRKDDGAPTRALSAYNIFIKDRFAKLAKDNEKALKSDDTGAQLRRVPPANLVASTGNAWKELTDDDKAKYEERAKEDRKRYEDQMSEYEPPDKASNRKRNKTGYNMFFSAHVIRLKQTETGVPSERGSVARLVGTAWKQLTPDEKQYYEREADKHNGMHPLRDGEDEEDVAKHDQPEHNYYAPADMHMHMAAGTHPVMHHVPHDPRAGYYPPPHMYPQPPYGHFDYSQHHQRHGGRAAGVYQASYHAHPRHAYEG, translated from the coding sequence ATGTCCGAcaaagaagacgacgaaaccaCAAAGGAATCGCTTCCATCACCGGACGAGACCGTGGATAAAGAAAATGATAATGAAATTTTCTACGATACGCGTGATGATCAATCAAGACTCTTTACGTGCGTTGAAAGTGAAGAGGTCCGCACAGCGAAAACTATTGCGCAAGACAAGATGATCGCATCTTCCACGCCTACTACCGAACTCGAGAAGACCATGAGTGAAACCttgaaaagaaagcaaaTACACATCGATCGTCTCACGAATGAAATCGTGAAGCTCAAAACATTCCTTAGCAAGCGAAAGCAGACCTACAAACGTAAGCGCAAGGATGACGGTGCTCCCACAAGGGCCTTATCGGCTTACAACATTTTCATCAAAGATCGCTTTGCCAAGTTGGCTAAGGACAATGAAAAGGCTTTGAAGAGTGATGACACAGGCGCACAACTCAGGCGAGTTCCCCCCGCTAACTTAGTTGCGTCTACTGGCAATGCGTGGAAGGAACTGactgacgacgacaaggCAAAATACGAGGAACGCGCCAAGGAAGATCGCAAGCGCTACGAAGATCAAATGTCCGAGTATGAGCCACCGGACAAAGCGTCAAACCGGAAACGCAACAAGACTGGTTACAATATGTTCTTTTCGGCTCACGTTATTCGCCTGAAGCAGACTGAGACTGGTGTTCCTTCGGAACGTGGATCTGTCGCGCGTTTGGTCGGCACAGCTTGGAAGCAGCTCACTCCCGATGAGAAGCAGTATTACGAGCGCGAAGCGGATAAGCACAACGGCATGCACCCCCTTCGAGACggcgaagacgaagaagacgtcGCCAAGCATGATCAGCCAGAGCACAACTATTATGCCCCTGCAGATATGCATATGCACATGGCGGCCGGAACCCATCCAGTGATGCATCACGTCCCACACGATCCTCGAGCAGGATACTACCCGCCGCCACATATGTACCCTCAGCCTCCGTACGGACATTTTGACTACAGCCAGCATCATCAGAGGCATGGGGGACGGGCAGCTGGAGTTTATCAAGCCAGCTATCATGCGCATCCCAGGCATGCTTATGAGGGATGA
- a CDS encoding predicted protein — protein MYPRVREQFVILGLVTTLLSVVSPSPVDQLRRVIALDRLPTSYFGSIATFGDPLSTTVRANLMVPPDDSFLCQRPTALQNFTIPTRVESESSGLPIALFVSIDGCSPEQKARVALDLRKNVNSLVQYLLVYSPIPSRNNTFLRLMPDSPDVDNKYAEIGIIYMPYEFALGIATQMRSKASTQSVNPAFMAEGNELWQFLLQIEMYDPLRGDYNNTAQAESFYWFRFVLFSLLIISPCLRAGYLWYAGGGRFIFQRNERGRIVGLQYVPPIPYWLTAGRFVQAQRHETLANTLNEEQFLALPEIEYKEYVNHDGDGDADASTSDEADESVASSAQENAVVANKNDVFSFHNEEVDVEQALGAPTPNRDTENMATGDFGAALSSFSTTCTMCSICIDDFEANENVFWGERAFYRVDDKATDMLEVAWYHAALLTFTPKRQVAQVVVDPSHL, from the exons ATGTACCCTCGCGTGAGGGAACAGTTTGTTATCTTAGGTCTCGTCACAACGCTACTCTCGGTGGTCAGTCCATCCCCTGTGGATCAACTCCGGAGAGTCATCGCTCTCGATCGACTACCTACCTCCTATTTTGGCAGTATTGCCACCTTTGGGGATCCTTTATCCACGACCGTGCGTGCCAATTTAATGGTACCGCCTGACGATTCTTTCTTGTGTCAACGCCCGACCGCGTTGCAAAATTTCACGATACCAACGCGTGTAGAATCGGAATCGTCCGGACTTCCCATTGCTCTCTTTGTCAGTATCGACGGCTGTTCGCCTGAACAAAAAGCTCGCGTCGCGTTGGATCTGCGAAAGAATGTGAACTCCCTGGTCCAATATCTGTTGGTGTATTCCCCCATCCCCAGTCGGAACAATACGTTTCTGCGCCTTATGCCAGACAGCCCCGATGTCGACAACAAATACGCTGAAATTGGCATCATCTACATGCCGTACGAATTCGCCCTAGGCATTGCAACACAGATGCGCTCCAAGGCCTCGACGCAATCGGTCAACCCTGCTTTCATGGCGGAAGGTAACGAACTCTGGCAATTTCTGCTGCAAATTGAAATGTATGATCCCTTGCGCGGGGATTATAACAATACCGCGCAGGCAGAAAGTTTCTACTGGTTTCGGTTCGTACTCTTTTCCTTGTTAATTATTTCGCCGTGCCTGCGAGCCGGGTATCTGTGGTACGCGGGAGGTGGCCGGTTCATTTTTCAACGCAACGAACGCGGGCGCATCGTGGGGTTACAATACGTTCC aCCCATACCATATTGGCTGACCGCCGGACGGTTTGTCCAAGCGCAGCGCCACGAAACGTTGGCGAATACGTTGAACGAAGAGCAGTTTTTAGCGCTACCGGAAATTGAATATAAGGAATATGTCAACCATGACGGAGACGGTGATGCCGATGCTTCAACAAGCGACGAAGCTGACGAAAGTGTGGCATCCTCAGCGCAAGAGAATGCCGTCGTAGCGAACAAAAATGACGTCTTTAGCTTTCATAATGAAGAGGTGGACGTGGAGCAAGCGTTAGGGGCACCAACACCAAACAGGGATACTGAAAACATGGCAACGGGAGACTTTGGAGCTGCACTATCTTCTTTCTCGACTACGTGTACCATGTGTTCCATTTGCATCGACGATTTCGAAGCGAACGAAAA TGTTTTTTGGGGGGAGCGAGCCTTTTACAGAGTGGATGACAAAGCTACCGATATGCTGGAGGTTGCGTGGTATCACGCCGCGTTGTTAACGTTTACTCCCAAACGCCAAGTTGCCCAGGTAGTAGTTGATCCGAGTCATTTATGA
- a CDS encoding predicted protein has translation MDIQLRCRDSRGKKDQKEALLQTLLSKEGYDKKVNREPVPLPSAPDVLVYGVAHDTVKMFKSALYPALVEFRQAEYSTSYQVIVKTGDDLRQDQLIIMMIQLMDGLLKRAALDLCLMPYSVIAISRSSGLLEFVDGSLPISQVLSTHSGSVLQFFQSASPQSNAKYDIKPEVLSTYIRSCAGYCVITFLLGIGDRHLDNILLRQTGHLFHIDFGFAFGRDPKPLPPVFRLTREMVDGMGGIDSSEYRQFCSLACQAYNALRKSAGLVLNLLSLMSDAGIEDLSNNPMADADGVIAKVEERFMLHLSDDEAESYFLGLINDCLTAIAPRVMDVFHSFAVARR, from the exons ATGGATATTCAGCTCCGGTGTCGGGATTCGCGAGGGAAGAAGGACCAAAAGGAAGCGCTTTTGCAGACGTTGCTATCAAAAGAGGGCTACGACAAGAAAGTTAACCGTGAACCAGTTCCGTTGCCTTCAGCTCCCGACGTTCTTGTCTATGGAGTTGCGCACGACACGGTTAAAATGTTCAAGTCTGCTCTATATCCAGCCCTTGTCGAGTTTCGT CAGGCAGAATATTCAACGAGCTACCAGGTAATTGTCAAGACTGGCGATGATCTACGGCAAGACCAGCTGATAATCATGATGATCCAGCTGATGGACGGTCTTCTGAAGCGAGCTGCTCTGGACTTGTGCTTAATGCCATATTCAGTCATTGCGATCTCTCGGTCGTCAGGCTTGCTAGAGTTTGTGGATGGATCTTTGCCTATTTCTCAAGTGCTGTCGACCCATAGTGGGTCTGTGCTCCAATTTTTCCAGTCGGCATCGCCGCAAAGCAATGCAAAGTACGACATTAAGCCAGAGGTTCTGTCGACTTACATTCGCAGTTGCGCAGGTTATTGCGTCATTACATTCCTCTTGGGGATTGGAGATCGCCATTTAGACAATATCCTGTTACGGCAGACTGGCCACTTGTTTCACATTGATTTTGGCTTCGCGTTCGGGCGTG ATCCCAAACCACTTCCGCCAGTTTTCCGACTAACACGGGAG ATGGTTGATGGTATGGGGGGTATAGATTCGAGTGAATATCGTCAATTCTGTTCGTTGGCTTGCCAAGCATACAATGCTCTGCGCAAGAGTGCGGGATTGGTACTTAATCTACTGAGCTTAATGAGTGACGCTGGTATTGAAGATCTGTCGAATAATCCAATGGCCGACGCGGATGGTGTCATTGCAAAGGTTGAAGAACGATTTATGTTGCACTTATCGGACGACGAGGCCGAAAGTTACTTTCTCGGTTTGATCAACGACTGTTTGACTGCTATTGCACCGCGTGTCATGGATGTCTTCCATtcatttgctgttgcgaGGAGATAG
- a CDS encoding predicted protein, with the protein MTTPSDYKCYHENDGLTKYGGRDLLGYGSHPPAPKWPKGTKVALNFVINYEEGGEKCLLHGDGESEKLLSEITGAAAFEGQRHKNMESLYDYGARVGFWRFHRLFTKKKVPTTVFAVGMALERNPAVCSALKETDWEVASHGYRWIDYQDVDEDTEREHIARSVRIHEKLLGKRPVGFYQGKVSKNFNLHIRGDHNVSSIFIVSPPQPNLNTRRLVHEEGGFKYDSDSYEDDLPYWTVDVDGMPRLIIPYSLAENDMKFTSPAGVATGKDFCQMLKETLKYLIEEGRAGQPKMMSVGLHCRLARPGRVAGLSDFIDFAKSYHRDVWICTREQIADFWYENHYPRGGGTPVKAEKDDTENTTNGAEQMATEDFEGDVI; encoded by the exons ATGACGACTCCGTCCGACTACAAATGCTACCACGAAAACGATGGCCTCACCAAATACGGCGGAAGAGATTTGCTGGGCTACGGTAGTCATCCACCCGCTCCCAAATGGCCCAAAGGTACCAAGGTTGCTTTGAATTTCGTCATCAACTACGAAGAGGGCGGTGAAAAGTGCCTTTTGCACGGCGACGGGGAGAGCGAGAAGCTTCTTTCCGAAATCACCGGGGCAGCGGCATTCG AGGGCCAACGACACAAAAACATGGAAAGTCTATACGATTACGGAGCTCGGGTAGGATTCTGGAGATTCCATAGGCTTTTtacgaaaaagaaggtaCCGACGACCGTATTTGCGGTCGGTATGGCCCTGGAACGCAATCCTGCGGTGTGTAGCGCTCTCAAAGAGACGGACTGGGAAGTTGCCTCGCATGGATATCGCTGGATCGACTACCAGGATGTCGACGAAGATACGGAACGGGAACATATCGCCCGGTCGGTTCGCATTCACGAAAAACTCCTCGGAAAAAGGCCCGTCGGGTTTTATCAAGGAAAGGTAAGTAAAAATTTCAATTTGCACATTCGCGGTGATCACAATGTCTCATCAATTTTCATCGTCTCGCCGCCCCAGCCCAATCTCAACACTAGACGGCTCGTTCACGAGGAAGGCGGCTTCAAGTATGATTCCGATTCTTATGAAGACGACCTTCCCTATTGGACTGTTGATGTCGACGGGATGCCACGTTTGATTATTCCTTACTCGTTGGCTGAGAACGACATGAAATTCACCAGTCCAGCCGGAGTCGCTACCGGTAAGGACTTTTGCCAAATGCTCAAAGAGACACTCAA GTATCTCATTGAGGAAGGTCGTGCCGGTCAGCCAAAAATGATGAGTGTCGGTTTGCACTGTCGTTTGGCACGCCCGGGCCGCGTCGCTGGATTGTCTGACTTTATTGACTTTGCCAAATCCTACCACCGAGACGTATGGATTTGTACGAGAGAGCAGATTGCCGATTTTTGGTACGAAAATCACTACCCCCGGGGCGGTGGGACACCCGTCAAAGCCGAAAAGGACGACACTGAGAACACTACTAACGGAGCGGAACAAATGGCTACGGAAGATTTCGAAGGTGATGTAATTTAA